A single Methylobacterium sp. 17Sr1-1 DNA region contains:
- a CDS encoding PLP-dependent aspartate aminotransferase family protein, which yields MSSAPRQWSKKSLAAQALGHVDPVTKAVVPPIHVATTYIRDPDNQYSSGYVYGRPDNATVREAEAVIAMLEEAEAGALLFSSGMAAATAVFGALDPGDHIVAPTVMYWALRRWLSEEATRWGLKVDFIATDDLDALKRAVRPGETKLVWLETPSNPLWTVTDIAGAAEIAHAAGARLAVDSTASSPVVTRPLTLGADVVMHAATKVLNGHSDVIAGALAGATSDAFWARIQRIRSGNGAILGPFEAYLLMRGMRTLHVRIAAQMANAGELARRLSAHPAVAQVLYPGLPGHPGHAVAARQMTGGFGTMLSIRVAAGEAAAIRTAARVGLWKRATSLGGVESLIEHRASIEGPSTPCPPDLLRLSVGIEDADDLFADLDQALRQE from the coding sequence ATGAGCAGCGCCCCGCGCCAATGGTCGAAGAAGAGCCTCGCCGCCCAGGCGCTCGGCCACGTCGATCCGGTCACGAAGGCCGTGGTGCCGCCGATCCACGTCGCCACCACCTATATCCGCGACCCCGACAACCAGTATTCGTCCGGCTACGTCTACGGCCGGCCCGACAACGCCACGGTGCGCGAGGCGGAAGCCGTGATCGCGATGCTGGAGGAGGCTGAGGCCGGCGCGCTCCTGTTCTCCTCCGGCATGGCCGCCGCCACGGCGGTGTTCGGCGCCCTCGACCCCGGCGACCACATCGTGGCGCCGACCGTGATGTACTGGGCGCTGCGCCGCTGGCTGTCCGAGGAGGCGACCCGCTGGGGTCTGAAGGTCGATTTCATCGCCACCGACGACCTCGATGCCCTGAAACGCGCGGTGCGGCCCGGCGAGACCAAGCTCGTCTGGCTCGAGACCCCCTCGAACCCGCTCTGGACCGTCACCGACATCGCGGGGGCGGCCGAGATCGCCCACGCGGCCGGCGCGCGGCTCGCCGTCGATTCGACCGCGAGCTCGCCGGTTGTCACCCGGCCCCTGACGCTCGGCGCCGACGTGGTGATGCATGCCGCCACCAAGGTGCTCAACGGCCATTCCGACGTGATCGCCGGGGCGCTCGCCGGCGCGACATCCGACGCGTTCTGGGCCCGGATCCAGCGCATCCGCTCCGGCAACGGCGCGATCCTGGGGCCGTTCGAGGCCTACCTGCTGATGCGCGGCATGCGCACCCTGCACGTGCGCATCGCGGCCCAGATGGCGAATGCCGGCGAGCTGGCCCGGCGGCTCTCGGCCCATCCGGCGGTGGCCCAGGTGCTGTATCCGGGCCTGCCCGGGCATCCCGGCCACGCGGTGGCGGCGCGCCAGATGACCGGCGGCTTCGGCACCATGCTGTCGATCCGGGTGGCGGCGGGCGAGGCGGCGGCGATCCGGACGGCGGCCCGGGTGGGTCTGTGGAAGCGCGCGACCTCGCTCGGCGGCGTCGAGAGCCTGATCGAGCACCGGGCTTCGATCGAGGGCCCGAGCACCCCCTGCCCGCCGGACCTGCTGCGGCTCTCGGTCGGCATCGAGGATGCGGACGACCTGTTCGCGGATCTGGACCAGGCGCTGCGGCAGGAGTGA
- a CDS encoding TspO/MBR family protein, with protein MPPTATLHRPARPVLSPVPRLLAAIAPVAAVAVVGSLATTPNIPTWYAGLAKPGFTPPNWLFPVAWTILYTLIAFSGWRVLGTAPATGSLRRTRTLALWAFFVQLALNGAWTPVFFARHDLGGGLVVVLALLVMILWTIRLFLPLDRLAALVLVPYAAWVAYATALNAAIWWMN; from the coding sequence ATGCCGCCGACCGCAACGCTTCACCGTCCCGCCCGGCCCGTCCTCTCGCCCGTGCCGCGCCTCCTCGCGGCGATCGCCCCCGTCGCCGCGGTGGCGGTCGTGGGAAGTCTCGCGACGACGCCGAACATCCCGACCTGGTACGCGGGCCTCGCCAAGCCCGGCTTCACGCCGCCGAACTGGCTGTTCCCGGTCGCCTGGACGATCCTCTACACGCTCATCGCCTTTTCGGGCTGGCGGGTGCTCGGCACCGCGCCGGCGACGGGGAGCCTGCGGCGCACCCGGACGCTCGCCCTGTGGGCGTTCTTCGTCCAGCTCGCCCTCAACGGCGCCTGGACGCCGGTGTTCTTCGCCCGGCACGACCTGGGCGGCGGCCTCGTCGTGGTGCTCGCTCTGCTGGTGATGATCCTGTGGACGATCCGGCTCTTTCTGCCGCTCGACCGGCTCGCCGCCCTCGTCCTCGTGCCCTACGCCGCGTGGGTGGCGTATGCGACGGCGCTCAATGCGGCGATCTGGTGGATGAACTGA
- a CDS encoding quinone oxidoreductase, with protein sequence MTTQRRVVITEFGPPEVMTLQSGELAAPGTGEVCLRQTAIGFNFIDIYQRRGIYPLDRPTGLGFEAAGVVEAVGPDVTDVKPGDRVAYMNAGVGAYADRRNVPAGKLVRLPDGVSDETAAALLFKGMTAQYLLRKTHAVQAGDLLLVHSAAGGVGQILTRWATALGATVIGTTGSAAKRDAALAAGCKAVIDLDGDWPRAFLEATGGAKARVVYDAVGKDTLLKSLDCAAPFGLVVSYGAASGPAPAIDPELLNKKGCLFLTRPSVFPHNADPATFRANAADLFDAIGRGHVAVDIGARFPLDRVVEAHEAAEARTVTGAIVLVP encoded by the coding sequence ATGACGACCCAACGCCGCGTGGTGATCACCGAGTTCGGCCCGCCAGAGGTCATGACCCTGCAGAGCGGGGAGCTGGCCGCGCCCGGCACGGGCGAGGTGTGCCTGCGCCAGACCGCGATCGGCTTCAACTTCATCGACATCTACCAGCGTCGGGGCATCTACCCGCTCGACCGGCCGACCGGGCTCGGCTTCGAGGCGGCGGGCGTGGTCGAGGCGGTGGGCCCCGACGTGACGGACGTGAAGCCCGGCGACCGGGTCGCGTACATGAATGCCGGGGTCGGCGCCTATGCCGACCGGCGCAACGTGCCGGCGGGGAAGCTCGTGCGGCTGCCCGACGGCGTCAGCGACGAGACCGCCGCCGCCCTGCTGTTCAAGGGCATGACGGCGCAGTACCTGCTGCGCAAGACCCACGCGGTTCAGGCGGGCGACCTGCTGCTGGTCCATTCGGCCGCCGGCGGCGTCGGCCAGATCCTGACCCGCTGGGCCACGGCGCTCGGCGCCACGGTCATCGGCACCACCGGCTCCGCGGCCAAGCGCGACGCCGCGCTCGCCGCCGGCTGCAAGGCCGTGATCGACCTCGACGGCGACTGGCCCAGGGCCTTCCTGGAGGCGACCGGCGGCGCCAAGGCCCGTGTCGTCTACGACGCGGTCGGCAAGGACACCCTGCTGAAGTCGCTCGACTGCGCCGCCCCGTTCGGGCTCGTCGTCTCCTACGGCGCGGCGTCCGGGCCTGCTCCGGCGATCGACCCGGAGCTCCTGAACAAGAAGGGCTGCCTGTTCCTCACCCGCCCCTCGGTCTTCCCGCACAACGCCGACCCGGCCACCTTCCGGGCCAACGCCGCCGACCTGTTCGACGCGATCGGCCGCGGCCACGTCGCGGTCGATATCGGGGCCCGCTTCCCCCTCGACCGGGTGGTGGAGGCGCACGAGGCGGCGGAGGCCCGGACGGTGACCGGGGCGATCGTGCTGGTGCCGTGA
- a CDS encoding LysR family transcriptional regulator, giving the protein MDRLSGMEAFARAVETGSFSAAGDLLGLSPQAVGKQVRLLEEHLGVRLIHRTTRRQSLTEAGRDLYERVRVILAEVEAAEAVAARSQAVPRGQIRVNAPVTFGAYDLARVLPAYLAAYPQVDVELTLSDRKADLIEEGYEVIFRVGPPAGNGLIARPLRPMDFALCAAPSYLAARGAPRAPADLRQHECLGFAYMATGDQWRFVGPEGPETVEVSYRLLVNNGQALLTAALAGLGLLLQPVALVRDAVAAGHLVPVLADYRPVSRPMHLLYAPDRRITPKLRSFIDFALARFAGPPSAG; this is encoded by the coding sequence ATGGACCGCCTCTCGGGCATGGAGGCCTTCGCCCGAGCCGTCGAGACCGGCTCCTTCTCCGCCGCAGGCGACCTGCTCGGGCTCTCGCCGCAGGCGGTCGGCAAGCAGGTGCGCCTGCTGGAGGAGCATCTCGGCGTCCGGCTGATCCACCGCACGACCCGCCGGCAGAGCCTGACCGAGGCGGGGCGCGACCTCTACGAGCGGGTGCGGGTCATCCTGGCGGAGGTCGAGGCGGCGGAGGCGGTGGCGGCGCGCAGCCAGGCGGTGCCGCGGGGCCAGATCCGCGTGAACGCCCCGGTCACCTTCGGGGCCTACGACCTCGCCCGGGTGCTGCCCGCCTATCTCGCGGCCTACCCGCAGGTCGACGTCGAGCTGACCCTCTCGGACCGGAAGGCCGACCTGATCGAGGAGGGCTACGAGGTGATCTTCCGCGTCGGTCCGCCGGCCGGGAACGGCCTGATCGCCCGGCCCTTGCGCCCGATGGACTTCGCCCTCTGCGCCGCCCCGTCCTACCTCGCGGCGCGGGGCGCGCCGCGCGCGCCGGCCGACCTCCGGCAGCACGAATGCCTCGGCTTCGCCTACATGGCGACGGGGGATCAGTGGCGCTTCGTCGGACCGGAGGGCCCCGAGACGGTCGAGGTGTCGTACCGGCTCCTGGTCAATAACGGGCAGGCTCTCCTGACCGCGGCGCTCGCCGGCCTCGGCCTGCTGCTGCAGCCGGTCGCCCTGGTGCGGGACGCCGTGGCGGCGGGCCATCTGGTGCCGGTGCTGGCGGATTACCGACCCGTCTCCCGGCCGATGCACCTGCTCTATGCGCCCGACCGGCGGATCACCCCGAAGCTGCGGTCCTTCATCGACTTCGCGCTCGCCCGCTTCGCCGGCCCGCCTTCCGCAGGATAA
- a CDS encoding response regulator, giving the protein MARILLVDDEEPIRGFLKRGLEMDGHTVVTAVDGSDGLDRLSETAFDLMLTDIRMPLMDGIALALAAKRDYPDLTILLMTGFADQRERARGLDAIVADVLTKPFTLADMRATVSRTLRGAGVVAAR; this is encoded by the coding sequence ATGGCGCGCATCCTGCTGGTCGACGACGAGGAACCGATCCGCGGCTTCCTGAAGCGCGGGCTGGAGATGGACGGCCACACGGTCGTGACCGCGGTCGACGGCAGCGACGGTCTCGACCGGCTGTCCGAGACCGCGTTCGACCTGATGCTGACCGACATCCGCATGCCCCTGATGGACGGCATCGCCCTGGCGCTCGCCGCCAAGCGCGACTATCCGGACCTGACGATCCTGCTGATGACGGGCTTCGCCGACCAGCGCGAGCGCGCCCGCGGCCTCGACGCGATCGTCGCCGACGTGCTGACCAAGCCCTTCACCCTCGCCGACATGCGCGCCACCGTGTCCCGCACCCTGCGCGGCGCCGGGGTGGTGGCGGCGCGCTGA
- the hpt gene encoding hypoxanthine phosphoribosyltransferase → MNLPRVRVLFDESAIAQRNEEIARAIASQPLENLLVVAVLKGSFMFAADLIRALHRAGLAPQVEFIHLSSYRAATVSSGQVAILRDVESEVRGRDVLLIDDILESGRTLVYAKDLLMARGARRVLTTVLLEKPGKRAVTMDADYVGFTCPDVFVVGYGMDVAHAFRQLPYVGLVDYGDDGPDLFDKG, encoded by the coding sequence ATGAACCTGCCCCGCGTCCGCGTCCTGTTCGACGAATCCGCCATCGCGCAGCGCAACGAGGAGATCGCCCGCGCCATCGCGAGCCAGCCGCTGGAGAACCTCCTGGTGGTGGCGGTGCTCAAGGGCAGCTTCATGTTCGCCGCCGACCTGATCAGGGCGCTGCACCGGGCGGGTCTCGCGCCGCAGGTCGAGTTCATCCACCTGTCGAGCTACCGCGCCGCCACGGTGTCGTCCGGCCAGGTGGCGATCCTGCGCGACGTCGAGAGCGAGGTGCGCGGGCGCGACGTGCTGCTGATCGACGACATCCTCGAATCCGGCCGCACCCTCGTCTACGCCAAGGACCTCCTGATGGCCCGCGGCGCGCGCCGCGTGCTCACCACCGTGCTGCTCGAGAAGCCCGGCAAGCGCGCGGTGACGATGGATGCGGACTACGTCGGTTTCACCTGCCCGGACGTGTTCGTGGTCGGCTACGGGATGGACGTCGCCCACGCCTTCCGGCAGCTGCCCTATGTCGGCCTCGTCGATTACGGTGACGACGGGCCGGACCTGTTCGACAAGGGTTAG
- a CDS encoding DUF3426 domain-containing protein — protein MLIVCPACASEYTLDPEQIGPAGRTVRCAACREPWFVSAPVAEPGPDLSPPGEAVFSAAGTAAPRRAGTRAATAAAGRPSRRRLAGAALAAAGLAACVLALVPAGRAGIVRALPQTARLYAGLGLPVNLRGLAFRDVAAYQVPDASGSGRVVVEGDLVSAAKEAVAVPPLRLELRDEHGQVVYRWTAPAPRDRLEPEETARFRAELPNAPARGRDVLVRFAAVDSGDSAVSLRAPTNVP, from the coding sequence ATGCTGATCGTCTGTCCCGCCTGCGCAAGCGAATATACGCTCGATCCCGAGCAGATCGGCCCGGCCGGGCGCACCGTGCGCTGCGCCGCCTGCCGCGAACCCTGGTTCGTCTCCGCCCCCGTCGCGGAGCCGGGGCCCGACCTCTCGCCCCCGGGCGAGGCGGTGTTCTCCGCCGCCGGGACCGCCGCGCCCCGCCGGGCCGGGACGCGGGCCGCGACGGCCGCCGCCGGACGGCCGTCGCGCCGGCGCCTCGCCGGGGCGGCGCTGGCGGCCGCAGGACTCGCCGCCTGCGTGCTCGCCCTGGTGCCGGCGGGCCGGGCCGGAATCGTGCGCGCCCTGCCCCAGACCGCTCGGCTCTATGCGGGGCTCGGCCTGCCGGTGAACCTGCGCGGCCTCGCCTTCCGGGACGTCGCCGCCTATCAGGTGCCGGACGCCTCCGGCAGCGGGCGCGTCGTGGTCGAGGGCGACCTGGTGAGCGCCGCGAAGGAGGCGGTGGCGGTGCCGCCGCTGCGCCTCGAACTGCGCGACGAGCACGGCCAGGTCGTCTACCGCTGGACCGCCCCGGCGCCGCGGGACCGGCTCGAACCCGAGGAGACCGCCCGCTTCCGGGCCGAGCTGCCGAACGCGCCGGCCAGGGGGCGCGACGTGCTGGTCCGCTTCGCCGCGGTTGACAGCGGGGATTCTGCCGTCAGCCTGAGGGCTCCGACGAACGTCCCGTGA
- the ftsE gene encoding cell division ATP-binding protein FtsE yields MDARKDRGTGGSLLGGMDEPVVRFENVGMRYGVGPEILSDISFTIAPHSFQFLTGPSGAGKTTLLRLILLSVRPSRGLVSVFGEEVSGISSGALTSLRRRMGVVFQDFRLLDHLTTYENVALPLRVQGRAETSYRAEVVELLRWVGLGERMHVLPPLLSGGEKQRAAIARALIARPELLLADEPTGNVDPQLGRRLLRLFVELNRLGTSVLIATHDFALMDLVDARRFVLGNNRLRIEG; encoded by the coding sequence ATGGACGCGAGGAAGGACCGGGGGACCGGAGGCAGCCTGCTCGGCGGGATGGACGAGCCGGTGGTCCGGTTCGAGAATGTCGGCATGCGCTACGGGGTCGGCCCCGAGATCCTGAGCGACATCAGCTTCACCATCGCGCCGCACTCGTTCCAGTTCCTCACCGGCCCGTCGGGCGCCGGCAAGACGACGCTGCTGCGGCTGATCCTGCTCTCGGTGCGGCCGAGCCGGGGCCTCGTCTCGGTGTTCGGCGAGGAGGTGAGCGGCATCTCGAGCGGCGCGCTGACCTCCCTGCGCCGGCGCATGGGCGTGGTGTTCCAGGATTTCCGCCTGCTCGACCACCTGACGACCTACGAGAACGTCGCCCTGCCCCTGCGCGTCCAGGGCCGGGCCGAGACGAGCTACCGGGCCGAGGTGGTGGAGCTCCTGCGCTGGGTGGGCCTCGGCGAGCGCATGCACGTGCTGCCGCCGCTCCTGTCCGGCGGCGAGAAGCAGCGCGCGGCGATCGCCCGGGCGCTGATCGCCCGGCCGGAACTGCTGCTCGCCGACGAGCCGACCGGCAACGTCGACCCCCAGCTCGGCCGGCGCCTGCTGCGCCTGTTCGTCGAGCTCAACCGCCTCGGCACCTCGGTGCTGATCGCCACCCACGACTTCGCCCTGATGGACCTCGTCGACGCACGCCGGTTCGTCCTGGGCAACAACCGCCTGCGGATCGAGGGATGA
- a CDS encoding ABC transporter permease: protein MSDGATLERPPRREAPGGDLPPTLRRNAALVPTDTSAGRALAAVIAILTFLAALCAGGAEIVASSAAQWQGSVAQEVTIQVRPGPGRDTDADVAKAASLAANTPGIASTRPFTKAESERLLEPWLGSGLDLGDLPVPRLITVRLGSSTPDLGALRQRLAESLPGVASLDDHALWLSRLSTMANTVVGVGVAVVALVLLATGLAVTFATRGAMAGNREVVEVLHFVGADADFIAREFQRRFFRLGLRGGAIGAVAALAVIGAGGALARFWRAGPAGDELEALFGGFAIGWRGYASVVLIGVIASVVTAVVSRLTVRRFLD from the coding sequence ATGTCTGACGGAGCCACCCTGGAGCGCCCGCCGCGGCGCGAAGCGCCCGGCGGCGACCTGCCGCCGACCCTGCGCCGCAACGCGGCGCTGGTGCCGACCGACACCAGCGCCGGCCGGGCGCTCGCCGCGGTGATCGCGATCCTGACCTTCCTCGCCGCCCTCTGCGCCGGGGGCGCCGAGATCGTCGCCTCGAGCGCGGCGCAGTGGCAGGGCTCGGTGGCGCAGGAGGTGACGATCCAGGTCCGGCCGGGGCCGGGCCGCGACACCGATGCCGACGTCGCCAAGGCGGCCTCGCTCGCCGCCAACACCCCTGGCATCGCCTCGACGCGGCCCTTCACCAAGGCGGAATCCGAACGCCTGCTCGAACCCTGGCTCGGCAGCGGCCTCGATCTCGGCGACCTGCCGGTGCCGCGGCTCATCACGGTGCGGCTGGGGTCGAGCACCCCCGATCTCGGCGCCTTGCGCCAGCGCCTCGCCGAGTCCCTGCCGGGGGTGGCGAGCCTCGACGACCACGCGCTGTGGCTCTCGCGCCTCTCGACCATGGCGAACACGGTCGTGGGCGTCGGCGTGGCGGTCGTGGCCCTGGTGCTGCTCGCCACCGGGCTCGCCGTCACCTTCGCGACCCGCGGCGCGATGGCGGGCAACCGCGAGGTGGTCGAGGTGCTGCACTTCGTCGGGGCGGACGCCGACTTCATCGCCCGGGAGTTCCAGCGCCGCTTCTTCCGCTTGGGGTTGCGCGGCGGGGCGATCGGCGCGGTGGCGGCCTTGGCGGTGATCGGGGCCGGCGGCGCGCTCGCCCGGTTCTGGCGCGCAGGGCCGGCCGGCGACGAGCTCGAGGCCCTGTTCGGCGGCTTCGCCATCGGCTGGCGCGGCTATGCCAGCGTGGTGCTGATCGGGGTCATCGCCTCGGTCGTCACCGCGGTGGTCTCGCGCCTCACCGTGCGGCGATTCCTGGATTGA
- a CDS encoding EAL domain-containing protein produces MTKSSGCGQCRSGEPLPFAFTMAFHPIVDLERGAVWGYEALVRGTEGQGAGHILGQVDDGNRYRFDQACRTKAIELAGGLFPAGDLRLSINFLPNAVYEPAACIRATLEAARRIGFAHQRIMFEFTENERMTDVAHVQRIVTDYRQRGFLTALDDFGAGYAGLGLLARFQPDLIKLDMELIRGIAGSPARQAIVSGVIGIARALGVAVIAEGIETPEELAALREAGITLFQGYLFARPTVAALPELNLPGLRQAA; encoded by the coding sequence ATGACCAAGAGCAGCGGGTGCGGGCAGTGCAGGAGCGGCGAGCCGCTGCCCTTCGCCTTCACGATGGCGTTCCACCCGATCGTCGACCTCGAGCGGGGCGCCGTCTGGGGCTACGAGGCCCTGGTGCGCGGCACCGAGGGGCAGGGTGCGGGCCACATCCTCGGCCAAGTCGACGACGGCAACCGCTACCGCTTCGACCAGGCCTGCCGCACCAAGGCGATCGAACTCGCCGGCGGGCTGTTTCCGGCCGGCGACCTGCGGCTGTCGATCAACTTCCTGCCGAACGCCGTCTACGAGCCGGCGGCCTGCATCCGGGCGACCCTGGAGGCGGCGCGGCGGATCGGATTCGCGCATCAGCGGATCATGTTCGAGTTCACCGAGAACGAGCGCATGACCGACGTCGCGCACGTCCAGCGCATCGTCACGGATTACCGTCAGCGCGGCTTCCTCACGGCGCTGGACGATTTCGGCGCCGGCTATGCGGGCCTCGGCCTGCTGGCGCGCTTCCAGCCCGACCTGATCAAGCTCGACATGGAGCTGATCCGCGGCATCGCCGGATCGCCGGCCCGGCAGGCGATCGTCTCCGGGGTGATCGGCATCGCCCGGGCCCTCGGCGTCGCGGTGATCGCCGAGGGGATCGAGACGCCCGAGGAACTCGCGGCGCTCCGCGAGGCCGGCATCACTCTGTTCCAGGGCTATCTCTTCGCCCGGCCGACGGTCGCGGCTTTGCCGGAGCTGAACCTGCCGGGGCTGCGGCAGGCGGCGTGA
- a CDS encoding cupin domain-containing protein: MAADLAVGQRLRALRQARGLSLKAVAVSTGLSIGYLSQVERGLSSPSLRALTQVADLLGVGIGALFGGPDGAAADGIVTRAGERAALTLWRAGITKQLLTQGDGRLSLFLMQLAPAAGTGDEALVHDGEEAGLVMEGALVLTVEETTAELGPGDSFRFASRRPHRYRNPSPDRIAVVLWVNAVPQARE; the protein is encoded by the coding sequence GTGGCGGCCGATCTCGCGGTCGGGCAGCGGCTGCGCGCCTTGCGGCAGGCGCGCGGACTGTCGCTGAAGGCGGTGGCGGTGTCGACCGGGCTGTCGATCGGCTATCTCAGCCAGGTCGAGCGCGGCCTGTCCTCGCCGTCCTTGCGGGCGCTGACGCAGGTCGCCGACCTCCTCGGGGTCGGGATCGGTGCCCTGTTCGGCGGGCCCGACGGCGCCGCGGCCGACGGGATCGTCACCCGGGCCGGCGAGCGGGCGGCGCTCACGCTCTGGCGCGCCGGCATCACAAAGCAGCTGCTGACGCAGGGCGACGGGCGTTTGAGCCTGTTCCTGATGCAGCTCGCGCCGGCGGCCGGAACCGGCGACGAGGCCCTGGTCCATGACGGCGAGGAGGCCGGGCTGGTGATGGAGGGCGCCCTCGTCCTCACGGTGGAGGAGACGACGGCGGAGCTCGGGCCCGGCGACAGCTTCCGCTTCGCCAGCCGGCGCCCGCACCGCTACCGCAACCCGTCCCCCGACCGGATCGCCGTGGTGCTGTGGGTCAACGCCGTGCCGCAGGCGCGGGAATGA
- a CDS encoding ABC transporter substrate-binding protein produces the protein MRRLMRAAGAALVLLAGSALARPALAQETVRVGSTPTGVPFTFLDTKTNTIQGVMVDVITAIGKQAGFSVQIEPFQFSTLIAALTAKKIDAISAAMFITPPRQEVIAFSGPVYAYGEGMVVPKADTKAYTAFADLKGETVGAQVGTAFVDALKKSGQFADVKVYDTFPDMLRDVNAGRVKAIFADSPIIAYNLKSGNFPNAHLVASYKPVVVGSVGIGVRKDDTALLAKINAGLAKIKENGELARILEKWGLQPSVNPS, from the coding sequence ATGAGGCGTCTGATGCGGGCCGCAGGGGCGGCCCTGGTTCTGCTCGCAGGGAGCGCCCTCGCCCGTCCCGCCCTGGCGCAGGAGACGGTGCGGGTCGGCTCGACGCCGACGGGCGTCCCCTTCACCTTCCTCGACACCAAGACCAACACCATCCAGGGCGTGATGGTGGACGTGATCACCGCCATCGGCAAGCAGGCCGGCTTCTCGGTGCAGATCGAGCCGTTCCAGTTCTCGACCCTGATCGCGGCGCTCACCGCCAAGAAGATCGACGCGATCTCGGCCGCGATGTTCATCACGCCGCCGCGCCAGGAGGTGATCGCGTTCTCCGGTCCGGTCTACGCCTACGGCGAGGGCATGGTGGTGCCGAAGGCCGACACCAAGGCCTACACGGCTTTCGCCGACCTCAAGGGCGAGACGGTGGGCGCGCAGGTGGGCACCGCCTTCGTCGACGCGCTCAAGAAGTCGGGCCAGTTCGCCGACGTGAAAGTCTACGACACGTTCCCGGACATGCTGCGCGACGTCAATGCCGGCCGGGTCAAGGCGATCTTCGCCGATTCGCCGATCATCGCCTACAACCTCAAGAGCGGCAACTTCCCCAACGCCCACCTCGTCGCCTCGTACAAGCCGGTGGTCGTCGGCTCGGTCGGCATCGGCGTGCGCAAGGACGACACCGCGCTGCTGGCGAAGATCAACGCGGGGCTCGCCAAGATCAAGGAGAACGGGGAACTCGCCAGGATCCTGGAGAAGTGGGGCCTGCAGCCCTCCGTGAACCCGTCCTGA
- a CDS encoding amino acid ABC transporter permease, which yields MDSFLSDAREFVPILLQGVWLTILITVGSLVVSTALGLVWAMMRVSGIRALSFFAATFINVIRGIPIIVQLFYIYFVLPDFGLSLSAVQAGVLGLGLAYSAYQAENFRAAIEAIDKGQVEAAQTIGMGWGLTMRRVLLPQAFRTALPPFGNVMIMMLKDSSQASTITVAELALQGKLIASATFKNTSVFTLVALMYLTLSLPLILIVRHFEKQAGRR from the coding sequence ATGGACAGCTTCCTGTCTGACGCCCGCGAGTTCGTGCCGATCCTGCTCCAGGGCGTGTGGCTGACGATCCTGATCACGGTCGGCTCGCTCGTGGTCTCGACCGCGCTCGGCCTCGTCTGGGCGATGATGCGGGTCTCAGGGATACGCGCCCTGTCGTTCTTCGCCGCGACCTTCATCAACGTGATCCGGGGCATCCCGATCATCGTGCAGCTGTTCTACATCTACTTCGTGCTGCCGGATTTCGGGCTGTCGCTCTCGGCGGTGCAGGCGGGCGTGCTGGGCTTAGGGCTCGCCTACTCGGCCTACCAGGCCGAGAATTTCCGCGCCGCCATCGAGGCGATCGACAAGGGTCAGGTCGAGGCGGCGCAGACCATCGGCATGGGCTGGGGGCTGACCATGCGGCGGGTGCTGCTGCCGCAGGCCTTCCGCACCGCGCTGCCGCCCTTCGGCAACGTGATGATCATGATGCTGAAGGATTCCTCGCAGGCCTCGACCATCACGGTCGCGGAACTGGCGCTCCAGGGCAAGCTCATCGCCTCGGCGACCTTCAAGAACACCAGCGTGTTCACCCTCGTCGCACTGATGTACCTGACCTTGAGCCTGCCGCTGATCCTGATCGTGCGCCACTTCGAGAAGCAGGCCGGTCGGCGATGA
- a CDS encoding amino acid ABC transporter ATP-binding protein, with protein MIVLDDVRKSFGALQVLKGITASVSKGEVVCVIGPSGSGKSTVLRCINGLESYDSGTITVNGRQVDRSHRSIRGVRVQVSMVFQRFNLFPHRTALENVVEGPIYVKGEDRQEATERGRALLARVGLSGKEEAHPQKLSGGQQQRVAIARALAMRPDAILFDEPTSALDPELVGEVLGVMRGLAEEGMTMVVVTHEMSFAREVADRVLFLDGGVIVEEGPAREVLGRPQQPRTQDFLRRVLNPL; from the coding sequence ATGATCGTGCTCGACGACGTCCGCAAGTCCTTCGGGGCGCTGCAGGTCCTGAAGGGCATCACCGCCAGTGTCTCGAAGGGCGAGGTGGTCTGCGTGATCGGGCCGTCGGGCTCGGGCAAGTCGACGGTGCTGCGCTGCATCAACGGCCTCGAATCCTACGATTCCGGGACGATCACCGTGAACGGCCGCCAGGTCGACCGCAGCCACCGCTCGATCCGCGGCGTGCGGGTCCAGGTCTCGATGGTCTTTCAGCGCTTCAACCTGTTCCCCCACCGCACGGCGCTCGAGAACGTCGTCGAGGGGCCGATCTACGTGAAGGGCGAGGACCGCCAGGAGGCGACCGAGCGCGGCCGGGCGCTGCTCGCCCGGGTCGGGTTGTCGGGCAAGGAGGAGGCCCACCCGCAAAAACTCTCGGGCGGCCAGCAGCAGCGGGTCGCCATCGCCCGGGCGCTCGCCATGCGGCCCGACGCGATCCTGTTCGACGAGCCGACCTCGGCCCTCGACCCGGAGCTCGTCGGCGAGGTTCTGGGCGTCATGCGCGGGCTCGCCGAAGAGGGGATGACCATGGTGGTCGTCACCCACGAGATGAGCTTCGCCCGTGAGGTCGCCGACCGGGTGCTCTTCCTCGACGGCGGCGTGATCGTCGAGGAGGGCCCGGCCCGCGAGGTGCTCGGCCGCCCGCAGCAGCCCCGCACCCAGGACTTTTTGAGGCGGGTGCTGAACCCGCTGTGA